Genomic window (Salvelinus fontinalis isolate EN_2023a chromosome 3, ASM2944872v1, whole genome shotgun sequence):
ctcctaacctgcaatgttaattctcctaacctgctgtgtaaattctcctaacctgctgtgtaaattctcctaacctgcgatGAAAAAGTCAATTCCAGTTATTGATCGAACTGATGTGTTTTTAGGGAATCTCATATGCTAGAATGCGTACAGGGTTCTCTGAAACATGATGACGACAGAGAGGGATTTCAGTCATGTACTGCACACACCACAACCAAGGACAGTGGAATGTTTTGGGTTTGTTTTGTGTTGTAGGAAATAGTAGGGTAGAATGTGTAGTGGATTAACACCCACAACTATTTGGGGGCCATAAATAGTTGGATATCGGACAGTTACTTTCCTAATGTAATGATAATAATAAGCAATTTCACAACTCTAAGACAGGATTATTTTAAAGTGGATGTATTTATTAACCAATAAATATAATTCCAGTATAAAAACATGTTCTTCAAACAGAAcagataaataaaacatgtcaaatgaGGACGAACAAATCCCACTTCccttatatgggggattggaaatgatgcagacaattacattgataaaaACAACACTCTGCAATTTGAAACTGTTGTAAATGATGTAATAAAAAATACTAAACATCCACTTCTCTTCACGCAGTAATACACCTTTTATCAAATCATTAAACATCTATTAGAAACATTGTTCACagtatattgtattgtaaacggCACACATTGTACAGCATACAGTCTCTAACTTTCacccctctatctgtctgtctgtccgtccgtccgtccataacttccttcattccttccttccttaaCTTCCTTCCttaacttccttccttccataacttccttccttccttccataacttccttccttccttccataacttccttccttccttccataacttccttccttccttaacTTCCTTCCgtccttccataacttccttccttccttccataacttacttccttccttccataacttacttccttccttccataacttacttccttccttccataacttacttccttccttccataacttcgttccttccttccataacttccttccttccttccttccgtccttccataacttccttccttacgtccttccataacttccttccttccataacttccttgATCTTTCTTTCATCCTCAATCCATTTAAAATCTTCTATTTTATTTCCTCCCCCAATCCATcctttattattaatattattatttaacccttCTTCTTCTCTGCTCTTCGTCTTCTCGGTTTACAGTACATTGTGCTTCATCCTCCTCAGGAAATTCTGTAATTTGATCCTCAGGCCACAATGCTTTGATGGAGACCTGGAGGACAGGAGAGTAGGGGGAAAtaaacagagtagagagagagagagagagagttacaattTAGTAATTGAACAGACTTCTGAACCTAAAAAGGAAGCTGTACTAGCTGCATAATACGATCATAATACGATCAACGTAAGGAAACTGTCATCTAAAGTAATACcatcacagtacaacaatacaactgatgaagagagagatcaaGACTAACAGATATAGTgatacagaaagggagagagcagagagagagagagagagaacaagtgagatacgagagagagtgatagcagagagagagaaaacgtgagagagagagagcagagtgcagcaaaagagagagtgatggcagagagtgatggaagacagtgatggcagagagagaaaaaacgtgagagagagagagcagagtgcagCAAAAGAGAGAGTGATGGCAGAGAGTGATGGCAGAGAgtgttagcagagagagagaaaacgtgagagagagagagcagagtgcagCAAAAGAGAGAGTGATAGCAGAGAAAGAGAAAACGTGAGAGAGCAGAGTGCAGAGTGCAGCAAAAGCAGAGAgtgatagcagagagagagcaacagagacagAACAAAATGAGAGGAAGAGCAGGGAGCAGAGGAAGGTTTCTCCAGGTTTCTAAATCAGTCTATCAATCCATCCACCTTTGCCTGGGGTACTCACCATGTGTTCTGTGTAgtggtctgtgtctgtctgttagcttccttcctctcttcctcctcctcttcctgttgtgtgtctagtatctggtcccagatctcagtGTTAACCCACAGCGACCCCGACACGGTGAGGCTGGGCTCGGTGCAGGTGATCCAATGGCACAGGGGGCAGCATACTGTCAGTAGGCCGCTCTGGAGCCTGGACATCGCCTGCAAGCACAGCCCACAGAATGTGTGCTTACAGTGGAGCATCCGAGGGATCTTCTCCCTACGAGAGTAGGGCTGGAGGCAGACGCAGCACTCCATGTCCTCGCTCATCAGACCCATGGCTGGATGGATGgggtgtggatggatggatggatggatggacagatgGATGGATATACGGCTGgagcacagaggaactctggacagAGAGTCAGTGTCTAGGCAGGAAGACGTGGGGTTTAAACGCTGGTCTGAGGTCAGTGTTCCCCTTGTGAATTCTAAACGTCCTGGTTTGGATTTGATGAGgatgagctgatcctagatctgtgcttagGAGCGTAGGTCAGGAATCTGCAAAAGACATTAAGATGTTCAATTAAATTAGATTACTTCATCACTGGCACTATGTAAACATATCTAATGTAATAACATATCTTAAATCAACAGGCTGTCAGGTTCTTCTGAAAAGACATGAAGAACAAAAATATCTTGAAAAATATCACACATTTATAACATCCATAGTTATCAGATATAGACAAACCTTTTCACTTTTATCATTATCAATGAGGCAATATTTTACTTACAGGTTCTGGAATATTTTCAGCACAGCGACCAACTATCCGACGACTAaactttgtgtgtgagagagaagagtGTGTGTGCTCTTATTTTAAGCTTTGGGGGAGGAGACTAAATGGTGTTATTTTCCCAGAAAGGGCGGTCTCTCACCTCCTCTACTCTCAGGTGAGGCAGGAAAGTTCCATGGAACGAGTTAAACACTTCAAGGTCACTTCTATAGCATAGTAGGTCCCTTCAGGAGAATTGCCAGGGCCGTGTATTGACATTTACAGGGCAGGTGTTCATGTCTTCAAAGGGcacgtacactgagtgtacaaaacattaagaacacctgctctttctttttacaaaaggtgttcctaatgtttggttcaCTCAGTGTACGTCCAGTTTATGATGGATCAATCTTCTTTGTGGGGGAATTTTCAAAAGAGTGGGGGTAGCATTTGTAGAACCCTCTCtatggacttgtagaaccctttctgtggacttaccctttctgtggacttgtagaaccctttctgtggacttgtagaaccctatctgtggacttgtagaaccctctctgtggacttgtagaaccctctctgcgGAAATGTAGAACCctatctgtggacttgtagaaccctatctgtggacttgtagaaccctatctgtggacttgtagaaccctttctgtggacttgtagaaccctttctgtggacttgtagaaccctttctgtggacttgtagaaccctttctgtgGACTTGTGGAAACCTTTCTGTGGACTTGTGGAACCCTTTCTGTGGACTTGTggaaccctctctgtggacttgtagaaccctctctgtggacttgtagaaccctctctgtggacttgtagaaccctttctgtggacttgtagaaccctctctgtggacttgtagaaccctctctgtggacttgtagaaccctctctgtggacttgtagaaccctctctgtggacttgtagaaccctctctgtggacttgtagaaccctctctgtggaattgtagaaccctttctgtggacttgtagaaccctctctgtggacttgtagaaccctctctgtggacttgtagaaccctctctgtggacttgtagaaccctctctgtggacttgtagaaccctctgtgtacgTGCCTGGTTATTGTAGTATTTATGTACAGAATCATTTCAGTGGAAGCCATAACTCTTATAGATTAGAGACAGTGACACAGTTCAATGGAATAAGTTGTTGAACCTCTCCTTAACCCTTTAATGACTCActtatcttacagtatatggtatAGCTGTATATTGTGGATGACGTTTGTTATAGTTCATATGGATCTCAGGACTCCATGGAAATGTCAGGTGTTAATGAGTGAGTGGGCTGTCCAGTTGTTTTACCATAGAAATCTGATGACTTGATGGATGAATGAAACACCAATCAGGAGAGTTTCAGGCTGCTGTGTTGTTATTGTTTTAAAGTCACGTGTTTCTAATCAAATCAAGTCACAAGTTCAGTGGAAACCTTGTAAACAACCTCCTAACCAGTCAATTAGAAAACAGTCTCCCTGTTGAAACTTGGAAATAAACCGGATTGATTATGAAATCACAATTTGTGACGGCTCTACTATTTGTTGAACTGGATATTCCAGGTGATTCACGCCTGTCTATTCACAATGTCAGCTAAGAGCCACACGCGcacaacagacacacaaacaaacacaaagtaAAAAGAACCACCAAACATTTGTTCTTTGAAATCGTTACATAATTAAGCAGGAAATGTGGATGTATCTCCCAAATGAATTCCTATCATTAGAGGGCCAGAACAAGAGACTGAAAGAGCTTTGTCAAAGTCTTCTGATAGTTTCTAATTGTTATTTTTCTGCTTCCTGAAGTAATGAGTAAGCTGCACACTAAAACAACGTGAGCTAAATGACAGTAAATGATGAGTAATTCTGCTAGCCAGGGACGGTAACCAGCTCTACCGTCAGCCCTGTTTGGTAACACAGGGACtttgttccaaatggaaccctattccctatatagtgcactactttaaaggcaaaggctctggtcaaaaggagtgcactacatatggaatagggtagcaattgggacacacacagggacaacaGAGCTGCCTACTTCTCTGACAGACACCTCAAGGCTACAATCATCAAGAAAAGTAAAATAAACCAAAAAGGAGCCATAAAATATACATATTATACAATGTTTATATATACAGGACTGTtgtctcattatggtctatatagactgttgtctcattatggtctatatagactgttgtctcctcattagggtctatatagactgttgtctcctcattatggtctatatagactgttgtctcctcattagggtctatatagactgttgtctcctaattatggtctatatagactgttgtctcctcattagggtctatatagactgttgtctcctcattatggtctatatagactgttgtctcctcactagggtctatatagactgttgtctcctcattatggtctatatagactgttgtctcctcattagggtctatatagactgttgtctcctcattatggtctatatagactgttgtctcctcattatggtctatatagactgttgtctccacattagggtctatatagactgttgtctcctcactaaggtctatatagactgttgtctcctcattagagtctatatagactgttgtctcctcactagggtctatatagactgttgtctcctcattagggtctatatagactgttgtctcctcattagggtctatatagactgttgtctcctcattagggtctatatagactgttgtctcctcattaggacctatatagactgttgtctcctcattatggtctatatagactgttgtctcctcactagtgtctatatagactgttgtctcctcattatggtctatatagactgttgtctcctcattggggtctatatagactgttgtctcctcattatggtctatatagactgttgtctcctcattagggtctatatagactgttgtctcctcattatggtctatatagactgttgtctcctcattagggtctatatagactgttgtctcattatggtctatatagactgttgtctcctcattagggtctatatagactgttgtctcctcattatggtctatatagactgttgtcttctcattagggtctatatagactgttgtctcctcattatggtctatatagactgttgtcttctcattatggtctatatagactgttgtcttctcattatggtctatatagactgttgtctcctcattatggtctatatagactgttgtcttctcattagggtctatatagactgttgtcttctcattatggtctatatagactgttgtctcctcattatggtctatatagactgttgtctcctcattatggtctatatagactgttgtctcctcattggggtctatatagactgttgtctcctcattagggtctatatagactgttatctcctcattagggtctatatagactgttgtctcctcattatggtctatatagactgttgtatcctcactagggtctatacagactgttgtctcctcattagggtctatatagactgttgtctcctcattagggtctatatagactgttgtctcctcattatggtctatatagactgttgtcttctcattagggtctatatagactgttatctcctcattatggtctatatagactgttgtcttctcattaaggtctatatagactgttgtggtGTTGCTATACTAGTCAGCTAAGTCCATTGGATGTTTAAACATATTGGTCTCTAAATCCCTGTATAACCACAGTTAGGGAGACTCACGAAGCCGAACTGAATTGATTGGCTCATGGGTTGACTGACTGACAACAAACACAACCCAAGACGTGTCAACTCATGTCGCCGTCTGTCTGAAATAGCatgctattccctatacagtatactgtactatTCAGtccctggtcattagtagtatactatatactgtactatccggtccttggtcaaaagtagtatactatatactgtactatccggtacctggtcattagtagtatatatactgtactatccggtacctggtcattagtagtatactatagactgcactagatgggctctggtcattagtagtatattatatactgtactagctggtccctggtctctagtagtatactatataaggaataggggccatttcagacacaacctGTCTGTCTATTTGAAGAGCTTTTTCATGGTTTCAAGACAGCCTAGTGACCAATGCAGTAACTCACAGCAGGTAATGAAACGTACACAAACAAAACAGACATGAGTTCCACCAAACACAGGAAGTTTGACATGGTATTTGGAGACAGGGAGATCATTCTTGCTAACCTGaagccttttcctaaccttaacctcattctcctaaccAGCAACATTAATTCTTCTAACCAGCaacattaattctcctaacctgcaactgtcacgttcctgacctatttttatgttattttgattatgtttagttggtcagggcgtgagttggggtgggcattgtatgttgtgtgtgtttggttagtccatgggtgttgtatgtgtatgggatagtgtttgttaggttgtctagttatgtctatggctgcctagattgggtctcaatcagagacagctgtcattcatttgtctctgattgggagccagatttaaggtagccataggcagtaggcttttgtgggtgtttgttcctgtgtcctcacaggacagttgaaggttagtctcattttgttgttttgtagtgtcttgttttgctgtttttattaaaagatggcttatttccctcaatccgcatcttggtcctatccatgctcctcctcgtttga
Coding sequences:
- the LOC129851381 gene encoding RING finger protein 208-like, with amino-acid sequence MGLMSEDMECCVCLQPYSRREKIPRMLHCKHTFCGLCLQAMSRLQSGLLTVCCPLCHWITCTEPSLTVSGSLWVNTEIWDQILDTQQEEEEEERKEANRQTQTTTQNTWSPSKHCGLRIKLQNFLRRMKHNVL